A section of the Rhodobacteraceae bacterium LMO-JJ12 genome encodes:
- a CDS encoding FAD:protein FMN transferase — translation MSKMSTERARIALNGPAMGTRWSALFFADRVRDTDAIRAALQAAVDEVDTQMSMWNAESALMRINAAPVGDWVVVPEQLRAVLRLGLEIGRASGGAFDIGMGDAVTAWGFGPGAAAPEGIRAAMDAPRRPAQEVLEIEGMQLRKTAPVALDLNGIAKGHGVDRLAETLRDHGIADALVGIDGEMRAMGLRPDGEAWIIAVEAPDPDRRTPHSVLALQDAAVATSGDYRHWVEVHGRRLSHTMDPRRGAPLIASPASVTVVARTCAEADAWATALMVLGAERGADLARQRGLDALFLLRDDEGNAMGVGVGRLFSEEPAAIASAGGR, via the coding sequence ATGTCGAAGATGTCTACTGAGCGCGCGCGCATCGCCCTGAACGGCCCCGCCATGGGCACGCGCTGGTCGGCGCTGTTCTTCGCGGATCGGGTCCGCGACACGGATGCAATTCGTGCCGCCCTTCAGGCGGCTGTCGACGAGGTGGACACGCAGATGTCGATGTGGAACGCGGAGAGCGCGCTCATGCGGATCAATGCGGCGCCGGTGGGCGATTGGGTGGTGGTGCCGGAGCAACTGCGGGCGGTCCTGCGCCTCGGGCTCGAGATCGGGCGTGCCTCGGGCGGGGCCTTCGATATCGGCATGGGCGATGCGGTGACGGCCTGGGGTTTCGGGCCCGGGGCCGCCGCGCCCGAGGGTATCCGCGCCGCGATGGACGCCCCCCGCCGCCCGGCTCAGGAGGTGCTGGAGATCGAGGGGATGCAGTTGCGCAAGACCGCGCCCGTCGCGCTGGACCTGAACGGCATCGCCAAGGGCCACGGTGTCGACCGGCTCGCCGAGACCTTGCGCGATCATGGGATTGCCGACGCCCTTGTCGGCATCGACGGTGAGATGCGTGCCATGGGCCTGCGCCCCGATGGCGAGGCATGGATCATCGCGGTAGAAGCGCCGGACCCTGATCGCCGGACGCCGCATTCGGTTCTGGCGCTGCAGGACGCCGCCGTCGCGACCTCCGGTGACTACCGCCATTGGGTCGAGGTGCATGGGCGCCGCCTGTCGCATACCATGGATCCGAGACGTGGCGCGCCGCTGATCGCCTCGCCGGCCTCCGTCACCGTCGTGGCCCGCACCTGTGCCGAGGCCGACGCCTGGGCGACGGCGCTGATGGTGCTCGGTGCGGAGAGGGGTGCGGACCTCGCAAGACAACGTGGACTCGACGCCCTGTTTCTTCTGCGCGATGATGAAGGGAATGCAATGGGCGTGGGAGTCGGGCGTCTTTTTTCCGAAGAACCAGCGGCAATCGCCTCAGCCGGGGGAAGATGA
- the cadA gene encoding cadmium-translocating P-type ATPase, with the protein MEQTRTDRFKTALLLMAATGLIVGLAFYLAGQPEVANLIWIAGVVPALAALVVEIVRSIGRGEVGLDIVAALSMSAALVFGETLAAAVVAVMYSGGTFLEAFAEGRARRSMKDLLSRVPRTATRHRNGGLEDVPLEEIAPGDRLLIRQGDVVPVDGSVTSDTAFLDTAALTGESLPVRLARGADAMSGSTNAGEAFDLTATREAKDSTYAGIVRLVEEAQASKAPMSRLADRWSLGFLVVTVSIAFAAWWFTGDPIRAVAVLVVATPCPLILAVPVALVAGLSRAAHFGVLIKGAGPLETMARIRTLILDKTGTLTDGRPQIISIDSHDGMNEDDILRLAAALDQASKHPVAQAIVTAAKAQGFTLPVPTEVAEIPGEGVLGRVEDREVIVGGDGFVASRVGRMVGDHPAKGAGSVLVAVAVDGHMAGHLVMSDPLREGAGAMLDGLRRQGISRILLATGDRADVAERVTEGLGLDGLRAGLTPDQKVLLVLSERKHGPVMMVGDGVNDAPALAAADVGVAMGARGAAASAEAADVVLLVDRIDRLGPGIEIARASRRIAVESVVAGIGLSVMGMIAAAFGYLTPVQGALLQEVIDVAVILNALRALRIAPQEPATGKPQAIISEQADIVQGATP; encoded by the coding sequence ATGGAACAGACCCGTACCGATCGCTTCAAGACCGCACTCCTGCTGATGGCCGCAACCGGGCTGATCGTGGGACTCGCATTCTACCTTGCGGGCCAACCAGAGGTTGCGAACCTGATCTGGATTGCAGGAGTTGTTCCCGCGCTGGCAGCGCTTGTGGTCGAAATCGTCCGCAGCATTGGGCGCGGCGAGGTGGGCCTCGATATCGTTGCCGCGCTGTCGATGTCGGCGGCGCTTGTCTTCGGCGAGACCTTGGCTGCGGCTGTCGTCGCAGTCATGTATTCTGGAGGCACTTTCCTCGAAGCCTTCGCTGAGGGCCGTGCACGTCGTTCGATGAAGGATCTTCTATCTCGCGTACCCCGGACCGCGACGCGGCACCGGAACGGCGGTCTTGAGGATGTGCCTCTCGAGGAGATCGCACCGGGCGATCGCCTGCTGATCCGGCAGGGCGATGTCGTTCCCGTGGACGGTTCGGTTACGTCCGACACCGCCTTCCTCGACACCGCGGCGCTGACCGGCGAATCCCTCCCAGTCCGGCTGGCGCGCGGGGCCGACGCCATGAGCGGATCGACCAACGCGGGCGAGGCCTTCGACCTGACGGCGACGCGCGAGGCCAAGGACAGCACCTATGCCGGGATCGTTCGCCTGGTCGAGGAAGCGCAGGCGTCCAAAGCGCCGATGTCCCGGCTGGCCGACCGCTGGTCGCTGGGCTTTCTGGTCGTCACCGTCAGTATCGCCTTCGCGGCCTGGTGGTTCACAGGCGATCCGATCCGCGCGGTCGCCGTGCTGGTGGTCGCCACGCCCTGTCCGCTGATCCTTGCCGTGCCGGTTGCGCTGGTCGCGGGTCTCTCGCGTGCGGCGCATTTTGGCGTTTTGATCAAGGGCGCAGGGCCGCTCGAGACAATGGCGCGCATCCGTACGCTGATCCTCGACAAGACGGGGACGCTGACAGATGGCCGTCCGCAGATCATCTCGATCGACAGCCACGATGGCATGAACGAGGACGACATCCTGCGCCTCGCGGCCGCGCTCGATCAGGCCTCCAAGCACCCTGTCGCGCAAGCGATCGTCACCGCCGCCAAGGCACAGGGCTTCACACTGCCCGTTCCGACAGAAGTGGCTGAGATCCCGGGCGAAGGGGTCTTGGGTCGTGTGGAGGACCGCGAGGTGATCGTCGGGGGCGACGGCTTCGTGGCGTCCCGGGTCGGGCGGATGGTGGGCGATCACCCCGCCAAGGGCGCCGGATCGGTCCTTGTCGCAGTGGCAGTTGACGGTCACATGGCCGGGCACCTCGTCATGTCCGACCCGCTGCGCGAGGGAGCGGGTGCCATGCTGGACGGTCTGCGCCGCCAAGGGATCTCGCGTATCCTGCTGGCCACCGGCGACCGCGCGGACGTGGCCGAGCGTGTGACGGAAGGGCTGGGCCTCGACGGGCTGCGGGCCGGTCTGACGCCGGATCAAAAGGTGTTGCTGGTGCTCTCTGAGCGTAAACACGGGCCGGTGATGATGGTGGGTGATGGTGTCAACGACGCGCCCGCCCTGGCCGCAGCCGATGTAGGCGTGGCAATGGGGGCACGGGGCGCCGCGGCCTCGGCCGAGGCCGCCGACGTGGTGCTGCTCGTCGACCGGATCGACCGGCTGGGGCCCGGCATCGAGATCGCGCGGGCTTCACGCCGGATCGCGGTCGAAAGCGTTGTCGCCGGGATCGGCCTGTCTGTCATGGGCATGATCGCGGCCGCTTTCGGCTACCTCACGCCGGTTCAGGGCGCGCTCCTGCAAGAAGTGATCGACGTTGCCGTGATCCTGAACGCCCTGCGCGCGCTGCGCATCGCGCCACAGGAGCCAGCTACGGGCAAACCCCAGGCGATCATTTCAGAGCAAGCTGACATCGTTCAAGGAGCCACGCCATGA
- a CDS encoding VIT family protein, with translation MSRLSHSEIHMVHRIGWLRAAVLGANDGLVSTASLVVGVAAAGSGKPEVMIAGLAGLMAGAMSMAAGEYVSVSSQTDAEQADLARESRELEETPEAELEELTRIYVERGLDRDLAEKVAVQLTERDALGSHARDELGISETVTARPVQAALVSALTFAVGAVLPLIVVLLVSEAQIAPLVAGSTILGLAVLGGLGASAGGAGVVRGATRVTLWGALAMAATAGVGALFGVAVG, from the coding sequence ATGAGCCGTCTATCACATTCTGAAATCCATATGGTGCATCGCATCGGCTGGCTGCGGGCCGCCGTTCTCGGCGCCAACGATGGTCTTGTCTCGACCGCGAGCCTCGTCGTCGGCGTCGCCGCAGCCGGGTCCGGCAAGCCCGAGGTCATGATCGCCGGGCTGGCCGGGCTTATGGCTGGCGCGATGTCGATGGCGGCGGGGGAGTATGTCTCGGTCAGCTCGCAAACTGACGCCGAACAGGCGGACCTCGCCCGAGAGAGCCGTGAACTCGAGGAAACGCCCGAGGCCGAGCTCGAGGAACTAACCCGGATTTATGTTGAAAGGGGGCTGGACCGCGACCTGGCGGAAAAGGTTGCCGTGCAACTGACTGAACGTGACGCGCTCGGATCGCATGCGCGCGACGAGCTCGGCATTTCGGAAACCGTTACCGCCCGCCCTGTCCAGGCGGCTCTGGTGTCCGCACTGACCTTCGCCGTTGGGGCGGTGCTGCCCCTGATCGTCGTGCTGCTGGTCTCGGAGGCGCAGATCGCTCCCCTGGTGGCGGGATCGACGATCCTTGGCCTTGCGGTTCTTGGCGGATTGGGCGCTTCGGCCGGCGGCGCAGGCGTCGTCCGTGGGGCCACGCGGGTCACGCTATGGGGAGCGCTTGCAATGGCGGCGACAGCCGGGGTCGGTGCGCTGTTCGGGGTCGCCGTAGGCTAG